In a single window of the Rhizoctonia solani chromosome 16, complete sequence genome:
- a CDS encoding myosin-3: MANSGSKFSSRVQQQAASLVRAIERIHEEESGIFVARADNISRENDRLRKELYDLQQRIKILTERLGFEDLDRAEESLNDKLSGNQLVQEQAARVEEQQLTEGLKSDLARRKKTILDAQVESEQDREALGRLKLELQSEWQKSSKLEFQISTYRKENERLISECEELKSALTKGRIQRLSLAPETPLRDPSAKIDIPAVGGQDLSAPEDIGSLPADAQLPICDGNLAQWNMFKEKYRVSSGGKGIVVSERGIKTQSRVAKWAKDSPTPAARTSHSRAIPATPVGNDVFIKQEESTPTLAALPRLQRLQLNPPSSGLVTPEGVTPATSNTETQDSRSVSPVVPMNEHSTKERSPGAKSTGQKPAARPDIMAIKQGSQSDNEGSLLLRKLSHTSAAPLLARSMSSPAESPHHPKDGARRLKLLGKRKAFAFDGESSDEDPATPRANRGMSALASEPADQPRDERDAQLRELRRKSGPQAVTDYQQFKGRGRYAVTSKPGDKTINSEFEINPIHNEGKLAAGDCIACKEYYEAVGAMPARPRAPLWKSPPPEGAGPSLRPHSCKHREGGADLSVSDDVDMEDDVGLAAHKQAISRHRHKWVPASTPPDYWNIGFPDTQQVEEINRRAGELHNQKRTAVEQEAGISPVEKEADTGNGHNSRLWVNDQPVDPLLAKNYPYQYWNRAAKKGYAGTAILSKYKPISSSFTLDSSTNAASGTPKLDEDDIKGRLVTLEFEKCWVIGTYVPNAGEGLKNMDRKVAWQVAFEAHLRKLDAVKPVIWAGDLNVAPTAKDLRNDKSNWNKTAGYTEQETSASSATETAHTTSAEGKETTTTEVTAVVAANVAPSTHDRAGPMMDVWRRLHPDDEHYTYFSYRFNARLKGMGWRIDHFVVSERFFPKVAACEIRSEIWGASDHCPIMMDFEGPL; encoded by the exons ATGGCTAACTCTGGCTCTAAATTCTCTTCTCGCGTTCAACAACAGGCTGCTTCATTGGTTAGAGCGATTGAAAGAATACACGAGGAGGAGAGCGGAA TTTTCGTCGCCCGTGCAGATAATATCTCCCGTGAGAATGATCGATTACGCAAGGAGCTATATGATCTTCAGCAGCGAATCAAAATACTCACCGAGCGCCTTGGTTTCGAAGATCTGGATCGCGCAGAAGAGTCACTGAACGACAAATTGTCCGG GAATCAGCTTGTTCAGGAACAAGCTGCACGGGTGGAAGAACAGCAGCTAACAGAAGGTCTCAAATCCGACTTGGCACGTCGGAAGAAGACTATTCTCGATGCTCAGGTAGAATCGGAACAGGACCGCGAAGCGCTGGGGCGACTCAAACTGGAGCTTCAATCTGAGTGGCAGAAGAGTAGCAAACTAGAATTCCAGATTTCTACATACAGGAAGGAAAACGAGCGCCTTATAAGCGAGTGCGAGGAGCTCAAATCTGCCTTGACCAAGGGTCGTATTCAACGTTTGTCCTTGGCGCCTGAAACTCCTTTGCGAGATCCCTCCGCCAAAATAGACAT TCCAGCCGTAGGCGGCCAGGACCTATCTGCTCCCGAAGACATTGGCTCACTCCCTGCCGATGCCCAGTTGCCCATTTGCGACGGCA ATCTAGCGCAATGGAACATGTTCAAGGAAAAATACCGAGTTAGTAGTGGCGGAAAGGGAATTGTTGTTTCGGAGAGAGGCATTAAAACTCAAAGTCGAGTTGCCAAATGGGCCAAAGACTCCCCAACTCCAGCCGCCAGAACATCTCACTCAAGGGCTATTCCCGCCACGCCTGTCGGCAACGATGTGTTCATCAAACAAGAAGAAAGTACACCTACTCTTGCAGCTTTACCTCGCCTTCAAAGGCTTCAACTAAATCCTCCAAGCTCGGGCCTGGTCACACCTGAAGGGGTAACACCCGCTACTTCGAATACTGAGACACAAGATTCACGATCCGTTTCACCAGTAGTACCAATGAACGAGCACAGTACCAAAG AAAGGTCTCCCGGAGCCAAGTCCACAGGTCAGAAGCCGGCTGCTAGACCTGACATTATGGCAATCAAGCAGGGATCTCAGAGCGATAACGAGGGTAGTTTGCTTTTGCGGAAGCTGAGTCACACCAGTGCAGCCCCGCTATTAGCTCGCAGCATGTCTTCTCCAGCTGAATCACCTCACCATCCAAAAGATGGCGCACGTAGATTGAAACTTTTGGGGAAACGGAAAGCTTTCGCATTCGATGGCGAAAGTTCCGATGAAGACCCTGCAACGCCCCGAGCAAACAGAGGGATGTCGGCTTTAGCCTCAGAGCCCGCTGACCAACCCCGTGATGAAAGAGATGCTCAGCTAAGAGAATTGAGACGCAAGTCCGGGCCACAAGCGGTGACCGACTATCAGCAATTCAAGGGGCGGGGTCGTTATGCTGTTACTTCCAA GCCAGGGGACAAAACCATCAACAGCGAGTTCGAGATCAACCCTATACATAACGAGGGA AAACTTGCTGCTGGGGACTGCATTGCTTGCAAAGAA TACTATGAAGCAGTTGGAGCGATGCCTGCTCGTCCCAGAGCGCCTCTCTGGAAGTCCCCGCCACCCGAAGGCGCTGGCCCATCCCTAAGACCTCACTCATGTAAACATAGAGAGGGCGGTGCAGATCTTTCTGTGTCAGATGATGTTGATATGGAAGATGATGTTGGGCTGGCCGCGCATAAGCAGGCAATCTCACGCCACCGACACAAATGGGTCCCAGCTTCTACCCCTCCTGACTATTG GAATATTGGATTCCCCGATACGCAGCAAGTTGAAGAAATTAACCGACGTGCTGGTGAACTGCACAATCAGAAACGCACTGCCGTCGAACAAGAAGCGGG GATTTCTCCAGTCGAGAAGGAGGCAGATACAGGAAACGGGCATAACAGTAGACTCTGG GTCAACGACCAGCCTGTTGATCCACTACTTGCGAAAAATTATCCTTACCAGTACTGGAATAGGGCCGCCAAAAAGGGATATG CCGGAACTGCAATCCTGTCAAAATACAAACCGATATCTAGCTCGTTTACCCTAGACTCAAGTACCAATGCCGCATCGGGGACACCGAAGCTGGACGAAGACGACATCAAGGGTAGACTTGTGACATTAGAGTTTGAGAAATGCTGGGTTATTGGTACCTACGTCCCCAATGCTGGTGAAGGTCTTAAG AATATGGACAGGAAAGTAGCTTGGCAGGTAGCGTTTGAGGCTCACCTTAGGAAGCTCGATGCTGTCAAACCTGTGATCTGGGCCGGCGACTTGAATGTTGCTCCTACCGCAAAAG ATCTTAGGAACGATAAATCTAATTGGAACAAGACGGCTGGCTACACTGAGCAAGAGACATCGGCTTCAAGCGC GACGGAAACAGCGCATACAACCTCGGCCGAAGGGAAAGAAACTACCACCACTGAAGTCACTGCAGTTGTTGCGGCTAACGTGGCGCCGTCTACACATGATCGTGCCGGGCCTATGATGGACGTCTGGAGGCGATTGCACCCCGACGACGAGCATTACACTTACTTCAGCTACCGCTTCAATGCCAGACTGAAGGGAATGGGCTGGCGCATTGATCACT TCGTCGTTAGCGAGCGATTCTTCCCCAAAGTTGCTGCCTGCGAAATTCGAAGTGAGATATGGGGAGCATCCGACCACTGTCCCATCATGATGGACTTTGAGGGTCCACTTTAA
- a CDS encoding Conidiation protein 6, whose translation MFGSRRTRATHTTHTSTRRGGFSGMFHRKNPNRRAGGYKAALHNPNTTSAGRQHAKRGLRSMGRGNEAHVPLSVRIKHFLHIGGRRRHTTTHRY comes from the exons ATGTTTGGATCCCGCCGTACTCGTGCTACTCATACTACTCATACCTCTACGCGTCGTGGTGGCTTTAGTGGGATGTTCCACCGTAAGAATCCTAACCGTCGTGCTGGTGGATACAAG GCTGCGTTGCACAATCCTAACACCACATCTGCTGGCCGGCAGCATGCCAAGCGCGGTCTGAGGTCAATG GGCCGCGGCAACGAAGCGCATGTACCCCTATCTGTTCGCATTAAGCATTTCTTGCATATTGGTGGTCGCCGTCGCCATACCACTACCCATCGCTACTAA